From the Quercus lobata isolate SW786 chromosome 6, ValleyOak3.0 Primary Assembly, whole genome shotgun sequence genome, one window contains:
- the LOC115949778 gene encoding uncharacterized protein LOC115949778 — translation MVKATNSPFTMAVLECPVPSKFWLPQLEPFDRLKDPQDHLNTFKTTLGLQQPPDEILCCSFPTTLKGAAREWFTKLPTSSIDSFEQLSNAFLSHFVGRQRPKRPTDYLLTIKQREKETLRSYVKLFTWETLEVDEADDKMKLTTFKAGLKSREFVVSLAKNPPKTIAEMLLKAQKYMNVEDALTAMKDVEKQGDKGRKDDDRRGQKRERPDRQTNDGGRRKDEKTPRTIKFTPIVMPVDKILTQIKDEHYLKWPRPLHSSSNVHDKKKYCRFYKDMATTQKIAEI, via the coding sequence ATGGTCAAGGCAACAAATTCACCCTTCACCATGGCAGTCTTGGAATGCCCTGTACCGTCAAAGTTTTGGTTGCCTCAGCTTGAGCCATTTGACAGACTTAAGGACCCTCAGGACCACCTCAACACCTTCAAGACGACACTAGGCCTTCAACAGCCTCCTGATGAAATATTGTGTTGTTCATTCCCtaccactctcaaaggagctgcaagggAGTGGTTCACAAAGTTACCGACATCGTCCATCGACAGCTTTGAGCAATTGAGCAACGCCTTTTTGAGCCACTTCGTCGGGAGACAACGTCCTAAGAGGCCAACAGACTACTTACTCACCATTAAACAAAGGGAGAAAGAAACCCTGAGGTCGTACGTGAAACTCTTTACCTGGGAGACCCTGGAGGTAGATGAAGCTGACGATAAGATGAAGTTGACGACCTTTAAGGCGGGGCTAAAGTCCCGAGAGTTCGTGGTCTCGCTAGCGAAGAATCCTCCTAAGACAATAGCAGAGATGCTCTTGAAggcacagaagtacatgaacgtTGAAGATGCATTAACCGCCATGAAAGATGTAGAAAAACAGGGAGATAAGGGAAGGAAGGATGACGATCGCAGAGGACAAAAAAGGGAGCGTCCAGATCGTCAAACTAATGATGGGGGTAGAAGGAAAGATGAGAAAACTCCCAGAACAATAAAATTCACTCCAATAGTTATGcctgttgataaaattttgacGCAGATTAAGGATGAGCACTACCTCAAATGGCCAAGGCCGTTACATTCATCCTCTAATGTCCATGACAAGAAGAAGTACTGTCGATTTTACAAGGATATGGCCACTACACAGAAGATTGCCGAGATCTAA
- the LOC115995265 gene encoding xyloglucan 6-xylosyltransferase 2, producing the protein MLERFLGPRRVRQIHRAARNGTVTFLCLFLTVVVLRGTIGAGKFGTPEQDFNELREHLYSRGRRVEPHRVLEEAQPETESDSQSNNYATFDITKILHDDEPEEKPDPNKPYSLGPKISDWDEQRSEWLKNNPQFPNFIGPNKPRVLLVTGSSPKPCENPVGDHYLLKAIKNKIDYCRLHGIEVFYNMALLDAEMAGFWAKLPLIRKLLLSHPEIEFLWWMDSDAMFTDMAFEVPWERYKDHNFVLHGWNEMVYDQKNWIGLNTGSFLLRNSQWALDILDAWAPMGPKGKVRDEAGKILTRELKDRPVFEADDQSAMVYLLMKEREKWGSKVYLESAYYLHGYWGILVDRYEEMMENYHPGLGDHRWPLVTHFVGCKPCGKFGDYPVERCLRQMDRAYNFGDNQILQMYGFEHKNLGSRRVKRVRNETSNPLEVKDELGLLHPAFKAVKVSTSS; encoded by the coding sequence atgctgGAACGCTTTTTGGGACCAAGACGAGTCCGCCAGATCCACCGCGCGGCTCGAAACGGCACCGTCACGTTCCTCTGCCTCTTCTTGACGGTCGTCGTCCTACGTGGCACTATCGGAGCCGGTAAATTCGGAACCCCGGAGCAGGACTTCAACGAGCTCCGCGAACACCTCTACTCTCGCGGGCGGCGCGTGGAGCCCCACCGCGTCCTCGAAGAAGCCCAACCCGAAACCGAATCCGATAGCCAGTCCAACAACTACGCCACTTTCGACATCACCAAGATCCTCCACGACGATGAACCCGAAGAGAAACCCGACCCGAACAAGCCCTACTCTCTCGGCCCCAAAATCTCCGATTGGGACGAGCAAAGATCCGAGTGGCTGAAAAACAACCCGCAATTCCCCAACTTTATCGGGCCGAATAAACCCCGAGTCTTGCTCGTTACCGGTTCGTCCCCGAAACCTTGCGAAAACCCGGTCGGAGATCACTACCTGTTGAAAGCGATCAAGAACAAGATCGATTACTGTAGGTTGCACGGGATCGAGGTCTTCTACAACATGGCGCTTCTCGACGCTGAGATGGCAGGGTTTTGGGCGAAGCTTCCATTGATTCGGAAACTTTTGCTTTCTCATCCTGAAATCGAGTTCCTATGGTGGATGGACAGTGATGCGATGTTTACAGACATGGCTTTTGAGGTTCCATGGGAGAGGTACAAAGATCACAACTTTGTGTTGCACGGTTGGAACGAGATGGTTTACGATCAGAAAAACTGGATCGGGTTGAATACCGGTTCGTTCTTGTTGAGGAATTCGCAATGGGCTTTGGATATTCTTGATGCTTGGGCTCCGATGGGTCCGAAAGGAAAGGTCCGAGACGAAGCCGGTAAAATCTTGACCCGAGAATTGAAAGATCGGCCGGTTTTCGAAGCTGATGACCAGTCTGCAATGGTGTATTTGTtgatgaaagaaagagagaaatgggGGAGCAAAGTGTACTTAGAAAGCGCGTATTATCTTCACGGTTATTGGGGGATTTTGGTGGATAGGTATGAGGAGATGATGGAGAATTATCATCCTGGATTGGGTGACCATAGGTGGCCTTTGGTCACTCATTTTGTGGGGTGTAAGCCTTGTGGGAAATTTGGGGATTATCCAGTGGAGAGGTGTTTGAGACAAATGGATAGAGCTTACAATTTTGGGGACAATCAGATTCTGCAAATGTATGGGTTTGAGCACAAGAATTTGGGTAGTAGGAGAGTGAAGAGAGTGAGGAATGAGACAAGCAATCCACTTGAAGTGAAAGATGAACTTGGTTTGCTTCACCCTGCATTCAAGGCTGTTAAGGTATCAACATCTTcttaa